The genomic region TCAGCACTGTGAAACCGGCCTTGAGTCAGGGAGACAATTGCCAATGAAGCTTTTCCACCACGCCATGGCGTTACTGCTGTGCGGACTCTGTGTCGGCGCCAGTGCCGAGCCACTGGACGAGCCGCTAAAACCGTTGCCCGCAATGCCGTCGCAGGATGCCCGGCACGTGGAACTCGGTCGACGGCTATTCCACGAGCCACGCTTGTCGATCAACAACACGCTGTCCTGCGCCAGCTGCCACCAACTCGACAAGAACGGTGCCGACAGCCGCGCCTTGTCACTGGGCTTCGACGGCAAACCGGTGGCCGTCAACACCCCCACCGTGTTCAACGCGGCCCTCAACTTTCGCCAGTTCTGGGATGGCCGCGTCGAAACACTGGAGGAACAAAGCAACGTCGTCATCACCAGCCCCCATGAAATGGGCAGCGACTGGCACACCGTGATCGAACGCATCGGCAACGACCCCGACTACCGTCGCGATTTCGCCGCTGCCTACCCGGACGGCGTGACCCAGGCCAATGTC from Pseudomonas tensinigenes harbors:
- a CDS encoding cytochrome-c peroxidase; the protein is MKLFHHAMALLLCGLCVGASAEPLDEPLKPLPAMPSQDARHVELGRRLFHEPRLSINNTLSCASCHQLDKNGADSRALSLGFDGKPVAVNTPTVFNAALNFRQFWDGRVETLEEQSNVVITSPHEMGSDWHTVIERIGNDPDYRRDFAAAYPDGVTQANVQQALASFERTLLTPDSRFDQYLQGNTDILTLEEKYGYQRFKEYGCIACHQGVNIGGNMFQKFGVFGDYIADRGNPTVADQGRFNVTGDEADRAVFKVPSLRNVAITAPYFHDGSAPTLERAVDVMFQYQLGRMPSAEDKRLIMLFLTTLTGQREDKP